The proteins below are encoded in one region of Amycolatopsis magusensis:
- a CDS encoding enoyl-CoA hydratase-related protein gives MPTGYTDITYEVADRVATITLNRPAARNGYTIRMADELNAAFDRADHDEQVRVVVLTGAGDNFSVGADLSQGGFDFDAEKGPDPAWQEPAGRCSKRVFEMNKPVIAAIRGAAIGGGITITLSADYRLASTDARFGFVFVRRGIYPEGASAWFLPRLVGMGTAMDWMISGRVFGAEEAHRAGLVQRLHEPDELLDKAYELARELIETTAPVSVAVTRQLLYRMSSLDSPFPVHETDSKLIGGLSANPDAVEGVLSFLQKRPPEFKLRVPEDLPGGLPWLENP, from the coding sequence GTGCCCACCGGGTACACCGACATCACCTACGAGGTCGCCGACCGCGTCGCGACGATCACGCTGAACCGGCCCGCCGCCCGCAACGGCTACACCATCCGGATGGCCGACGAGCTCAACGCCGCCTTCGACCGGGCCGACCACGACGAGCAGGTCCGCGTGGTGGTGCTGACCGGGGCCGGGGACAACTTCTCCGTCGGCGCCGACCTGTCCCAGGGCGGGTTCGACTTCGACGCGGAGAAGGGCCCGGACCCGGCGTGGCAGGAGCCCGCGGGCCGGTGCTCCAAGCGCGTGTTCGAGATGAACAAGCCGGTGATCGCGGCGATCCGGGGCGCGGCCATCGGCGGCGGGATCACCATCACGCTGTCCGCGGACTACCGGCTCGCCTCCACCGACGCCCGGTTCGGCTTCGTGTTCGTGCGCCGCGGGATCTACCCCGAGGGCGCGTCGGCGTGGTTCCTGCCGCGGCTGGTCGGCATGGGCACCGCGATGGACTGGATGATCAGCGGCCGCGTGTTCGGCGCCGAGGAGGCCCACCGGGCCGGTCTGGTGCAGCGCCTGCACGAGCCGGACGAGCTGCTGGACAAGGCCTACGAACTGGCCCGCGAACTGATCGAGACCACCGCCCCGGTCTCCGTCGCGGTCACCCGGCAACTGCTCTACCGCATGTCTTCGCTCGACTCCCCGTTCCCGGTGCACGAGACCGACTCGAAACTGATCGGCGGGCTGTCGGCGAACCCGGACGCCGTCGAAGGCGTGCTTTCGTTCCTGCAGAAACGCCCGCCGGAGTTCAAGCTCCGCGTACCCGAGGACCTGCCCGGCGGCCTGCCCTGGTTGGAGAACCCGTGA
- a CDS encoding acetoacetate decarboxylase family protein — protein MTGNPPGYPPEPWNLAGQAYATTWRVPAARLPELPGGLDPVVVAGQAIVITAWLDYQPPGQLSYHELLATVAVRNGTRATGSITGIWVDSEVSLAGGRGLWGIPKDLAAFDFTHGRTFTASASLDDRWIATAAFTRRAGLPFAPPAAFSIAQELQGALKYTPVRSTARPHLASASWNLNPDGPLGFLAGRRPGPSVHLADFRLTFGE, from the coding sequence GTGACCGGAAACCCGCCCGGCTACCCGCCCGAACCCTGGAACCTGGCAGGCCAGGCCTACGCGACCACCTGGCGCGTGCCCGCGGCCCGGCTGCCGGAACTGCCGGGCGGCCTGGACCCGGTGGTGGTCGCCGGGCAGGCGATCGTGATCACCGCCTGGCTGGACTACCAGCCGCCCGGCCAGCTCTCCTACCACGAGCTGCTGGCCACCGTCGCGGTCCGCAACGGCACGCGCGCCACCGGTTCGATCACCGGCATCTGGGTGGACAGCGAGGTCTCGCTCGCCGGTGGGCGCGGGCTGTGGGGCATCCCGAAGGACCTCGCCGCCTTCGACTTCACCCACGGCCGCACCTTTACCGCCTCGGCGAGCCTGGACGACCGCTGGATCGCCACCGCGGCCTTCACCCGGCGTGCCGGGCTGCCGTTCGCGCCACCGGCCGCCTTCAGCATCGCCCAGGAACTCCAGGGCGCGCTGAAGTACACGCCGGTGCGTTCGACCGCCCGGCCGCACCTGGCGTCGGCGAGCTGGAACCTCAACCCCGACGGCCCGCTCGGCTTCCTCGCCGGGCGCCGCCCCGGCCCGAGCGTGCACCTGGCGGACTTCCGCCTCACGTTCGGCGAGTGA